In Pseudobdellovibrionaceae bacterium, the following proteins share a genomic window:
- a CDS encoding DUF4423 domain-containing protein, whose amino-acid sequence MKVERVLGKVSYEKQEETELGFETSAELKRHQELQKKYTGNWLWRTLAGLVSTADFDPSLSKLAARLRVSVNEVVEAFEGLEQLGIIRRTAEGYERVLKYVYFSDRDLDPGQVLADHVLISTQVLGRLDPLNPELNSFYRTGFIASNEKAVRKFCRQMEEIMKAFLMESAAESADGVYGFTFSSVEVSGRGEKGEVQ is encoded by the coding sequence GTGAAGGTTGAAAGGGTATTGGGGAAGGTTTCCTACGAAAAACAAGAAGAAACGGAATTAGGATTTGAAACTTCGGCCGAATTGAAGCGGCACCAGGAGTTGCAGAAGAAGTACACAGGGAACTGGCTGTGGAGAACACTGGCCGGTTTGGTGAGTACCGCTGATTTTGATCCATCACTGAGTAAACTGGCGGCACGTTTGCGAGTCAGTGTGAATGAGGTGGTGGAAGCCTTTGAGGGCTTGGAACAATTGGGAATTATTCGGCGCACAGCCGAGGGGTATGAGAGAGTTTTAAAGTATGTTTACTTTTCGGATCGGGATTTGGACCCGGGCCAGGTTTTAGCAGATCACGTGTTGATCAGCACACAGGTCTTAGGCCGATTGGATCCACTCAATCCGGAACTGAATAGTTTTTACCGAACGGGATTTATTGCATCAAATGAGAAAGCGGTTAGAAAGTTCTGTCGGCAAATGGAAGAGATCATGAAGGCCTTTTTGATGGAGTCCGCAGCGGAATCCGCAGACGGGGTTTATGGTTTCACATTTTCCAGTGTCGAAGTCTCGGGTCGGGGGGAAAAAGGAGAAGTACAATGA
- a CDS encoding DUF4360 domain-containing protein: MKTKSKNKKSNRPGCWTLAVLALIGLSLLPSSNQAQAQTDVDDFVHGQGAPADNGDSVFVPGVKMGRPSHGGSGCTSGTVAAVLSPDQKTLSMLFDNYIVEAGDSFGNRRGLKSCQISVPFKVPSGYQVSVVKLDYRGFHSIPVNGFAHYDATYYMSDAQTGQISRRRIRRKLNVRGPEDGDFVINSQVRGRQMWSNCGRDFNLHINTNITAMSNNSGDDTMAILDSIDARAEQTVDYHLVWKPCRDSGPGRPPVVNPGRPPRPPVINPGRPGGPGRPNPPGRPPRFGGRGRHG; encoded by the coding sequence ATGAAAACCAAGTCTAAGAACAAGAAATCGAACCGCCCTGGGTGTTGGACCCTCGCGGTACTGGCCCTGATCGGATTGAGTTTATTGCCATCCAGCAATCAGGCGCAGGCGCAAACGGATGTGGATGATTTTGTGCATGGACAAGGGGCACCTGCGGACAATGGGGACTCGGTATTTGTACCGGGAGTAAAAATGGGAAGACCCAGCCACGGGGGAAGCGGCTGCACAAGCGGCACAGTGGCTGCGGTTCTGAGTCCGGACCAGAAAACCTTGTCCATGCTTTTTGATAATTACATTGTGGAAGCTGGCGATAGCTTTGGTAATCGTCGCGGTCTGAAGAGCTGCCAGATTTCCGTGCCCTTTAAGGTGCCCTCTGGGTACCAGGTCAGTGTGGTGAAGCTCGATTACCGGGGGTTTCATAGCATTCCCGTGAATGGCTTTGCCCATTACGATGCCACCTATTACATGTCAGATGCCCAAACAGGGCAAATTTCTAGGAGGCGGATCAGACGGAAGCTCAATGTGCGTGGTCCTGAAGATGGAGATTTTGTTATCAATAGCCAGGTTCGCGGCCGCCAGATGTGGTCGAACTGTGGCAGAGATTTCAATTTGCACATAAATACCAATATTACGGCCATGTCGAACAACTCAGGTGACGACACCATGGCGATTTTAGACTCTATAGATGCCCGGGCTGAACAAACCGTGGATTACCACTTGGTTTGGAAGCCATGCCGAGACAGCGGTCCTGGGCGACCGCCGGTCGTGAATCCTGGACGTCCGCCCCGCCCTCCGGTGATCAATCCGGGACGGCCGGGTGGTCCTGGTCGACCAAATCCCCCTGGACGTCCGCCTAGATTTGGTGGTCGAGGACGCCATGGTTAA
- a CDS encoding fused MFS/spermidine synthase has product MFFLSGATSLVLEIAWSKELSYILGNSLYSSATVVAAFMCGLALGSWILPKLTWGLRHPMKTYALLQLGIGVLGFVSIPLFRSTTPLFAGLYGLGVEHPQLFLILRFAVTFVMMILPVLLMGMTLPAVVGSLAQQQGDSSAVAGRLYGINTIGALTGTFLAGFVLIPGLGLLRTCLMIGVIDFALGLWLLKFGGGMISASHEQANKTAVIGVSSRATRLFELLFFVSGGLSIVLELAWFRLLANVLGATVHAFTNMLVLFLLGVGLGSVVGASLLKQSKNWRVEIFFLQAMIGLCALVTITFYNELPYWYGHLYWLLSGGESGAGYIVAQLVISGLVIFPSTFFMGAFFPYALHLYQELRSQESLPVATGRIYAFNTVGGVIGSLAAGFLVIPALGISGTIAISALCGWLVALGFLLLLIPGIGKVEKLNYLVIVSVLTLGGLLVVPPHDPLLTSQGLYLSMTTEGVLSAVEEQREQNPSQLLYYQEGIHGSVAVVANEFGTGKVGLRVSGKPVAGAGHSDRKHLVMLGQIPLLLHPNPKRVAVVGLGTGITAGHVLSHESVEKVDILELERGVVEGSRFFNHINGQPLQDPRTRVVLEDGRIFLKYTDQTYDVITSDPISPLVSGGGNLYSREYYQEAAGKLNDHGVFCQWIQNEGLSENSYRMALKAMDEAFEYVYLFAYGFDSVVVGSRQPIQVDWQKLVQTYQSPKVQELLVPEGLTSIYEFLTYFYGGKEQVQTFLSSEDVANTDDNVKLEHHIPFEFYKREHNGASEKLLVQTASGRLKALKELIPGIDLKVFVEQSLRHPPLQFTSAHNHLFASLKEEIQELNLGLDSATLLEWHMARKTKEDVARQYQNLLNSVKTALKEKDQETLRPLLEEALTYRYGSGYYTAGIMLGEILLKQARLEETIQVAQKIRMDHPAFIEAYQLEIQARLKGNDKEKARQALALGLTYLPNDPRLMELSKSL; this is encoded by the coding sequence ATGTTTTTTCTCTCTGGGGCCACCAGTCTGGTGTTGGAAATCGCCTGGTCCAAAGAGTTGTCCTATATATTGGGGAATTCTCTCTATAGCAGTGCCACGGTGGTGGCGGCATTTATGTGTGGACTGGCCTTGGGGAGTTGGATATTGCCCAAGCTCACTTGGGGTTTGCGCCACCCGATGAAGACCTATGCCCTTCTGCAGCTGGGTATTGGGGTCTTGGGTTTTGTTTCTATTCCTTTGTTTCGCTCAACCACGCCCTTGTTTGCCGGCCTCTACGGATTGGGAGTGGAACATCCCCAACTGTTTTTGATTCTTCGTTTTGCTGTGACTTTTGTCATGATGATTCTTCCTGTCTTGCTGATGGGGATGACCCTGCCGGCAGTCGTTGGTTCACTGGCCCAACAACAAGGGGATTCCAGTGCTGTGGCCGGTAGGCTTTATGGCATCAACACCATTGGAGCTTTGACAGGGACCTTCTTGGCTGGATTTGTTTTGATTCCGGGGCTTGGCTTGCTTAGGACTTGCCTGATGATTGGGGTCATCGACTTTGCTCTAGGTCTTTGGCTCCTGAAGTTTGGCGGGGGAATGATTTCAGCCTCACACGAACAAGCCAACAAGACCGCGGTGATCGGAGTTTCAAGCCGGGCCACACGGCTGTTTGAGCTGCTGTTTTTTGTTTCTGGTGGTCTGTCCATTGTGTTGGAGTTGGCCTGGTTTCGTCTCTTGGCCAATGTTTTGGGAGCCACCGTTCATGCTTTCACCAATATGTTGGTGCTCTTTTTGTTAGGTGTGGGTCTGGGAAGCGTGGTCGGAGCCTCTTTGTTGAAACAGTCGAAGAACTGGCGGGTGGAAATCTTTTTTTTACAGGCCATGATTGGCTTGTGTGCTCTGGTGACCATTACCTTTTATAATGAACTTCCTTATTGGTATGGTCATTTGTATTGGCTGCTCTCAGGTGGGGAGTCCGGAGCTGGATACATTGTGGCCCAACTCGTGATATCGGGTTTGGTGATCTTTCCCTCGACCTTTTTCATGGGCGCCTTTTTCCCCTATGCCCTTCACCTTTATCAAGAGTTGCGCAGTCAAGAATCCCTGCCTGTTGCCACAGGTCGAATTTATGCCTTCAATACCGTAGGTGGAGTGATCGGTAGTCTGGCCGCAGGCTTTTTAGTGATTCCAGCCTTGGGGATATCCGGCACCATCGCCATCAGTGCTCTCTGTGGATGGTTGGTGGCCTTGGGTTTTTTGCTCCTGCTCATCCCTGGAATAGGAAAAGTGGAAAAGCTCAATTACCTAGTGATCGTTTCTGTGTTGACCTTGGGAGGTCTGTTAGTCGTTCCTCCCCATGATCCCTTACTCACCAGTCAGGGACTTTATTTGTCCATGACCACCGAAGGCGTTCTGTCAGCCGTGGAAGAGCAGCGGGAGCAAAATCCATCCCAGCTTCTGTACTATCAGGAAGGCATTCACGGCAGTGTTGCGGTTGTGGCCAACGAATTCGGAACGGGCAAAGTGGGCCTTCGAGTTTCAGGAAAACCCGTGGCCGGAGCTGGCCACAGTGATCGCAAACACTTGGTGATGCTGGGGCAAATCCCACTACTTCTTCACCCCAATCCCAAAAGGGTAGCCGTCGTTGGCCTGGGGACGGGAATCACCGCTGGACATGTCCTGTCCCATGAGTCTGTCGAGAAGGTCGACATTCTGGAATTGGAAAGGGGAGTCGTTGAGGGGAGCCGATTTTTCAACCACATCAACGGCCAGCCCTTGCAGGACCCCAGGACCCGGGTGGTTCTTGAAGACGGGCGGATCTTTCTCAAATACACCGATCAAACCTACGACGTCATCACTTCCGATCCCATCAGTCCATTGGTGTCCGGAGGCGGAAACCTCTATTCCCGTGAGTACTACCAAGAGGCTGCCGGCAAACTCAATGATCATGGTGTCTTTTGCCAGTGGATCCAAAACGAAGGGCTGTCCGAGAACTCCTACCGTATGGCCCTTAAAGCCATGGATGAAGCCTTTGAGTATGTTTACCTCTTTGCTTACGGTTTTGACTCCGTGGTGGTGGGCAGTCGGCAGCCCATTCAGGTGGACTGGCAGAAGCTGGTACAAACTTACCAGTCACCTAAGGTGCAGGAGCTTTTGGTGCCGGAGGGGCTAACGTCCATTTATGAGTTCCTGACTTACTTCTATGGTGGCAAAGAGCAGGTTCAGACCTTTTTGTCTTCTGAAGATGTGGCCAATACCGATGACAACGTGAAGCTTGAGCATCATATCCCCTTCGAGTTTTACAAGAGGGAGCACAATGGTGCCTCTGAAAAATTACTGGTGCAAACGGCGAGTGGGCGTCTGAAAGCCTTGAAGGAGTTGATTCCTGGGATCGACCTTAAAGTGTTTGTTGAACAGAGTTTGCGCCATCCCCCTCTGCAGTTTACCTCTGCTCACAATCATTTGTTTGCCTCACTCAAAGAGGAGATCCAGGAGTTAAACCTTGGCTTGGACTCAGCCACTCTCCTGGAGTGGCACATGGCGCGAAAAACCAAAGAGGATGTGGCTCGCCAGTACCAGAACCTCTTGAACTCGGTCAAAACAGCATTGAAGGAAAAGGATCAAGAAACACTCCGGCCATTACTTGAAGAAGCCCTGACCTATCGCTATGGTTCGGGCTATTACACCGCCGGGATCATGTTGGGGGAAATTCTTCTCAAACAGGCCAGACTTGAGGAAACAATTCAGGTTGCGCAAAAAATCCGCATGGATCACCCAGCCTTTATCGAGGCCTATCAATTGGAAATCCAGGCTCGCCTTAAAGGCAATGACAAGGAAAAGGCCCGGCAGGCATTGGCTTTAGGACTCACGTATCTTCCCAACGACCCGCGACTAATGGAGCTGAGTAAATCCCTCTAG
- a CDS encoding DMT family transporter translates to MSVLHQSLLLALLANLCFSSASLVFATFSRRVSPYWMNGFKAALAFCALLISVPFLSGFHETQWSSFAAFFASGLMGLNVGDLFLLSAFARIGAARTLILFGFQPLALGLASLIVFAQPLGSMRLLAIVFLIGCLFLFSWEGKRRHGHWELKGLLFALCGVGMDTIGILLTRWGFDQSPMVTPMEGHLYRCLGAVVGFALMSRFWRLDLLGTFQRLEVRGRWLVVGASLGGTYLSLLLYLWALQIGHLASLSAIAITGPLFAALLESLVHRHKPSRQMWWALLLFVCGFYLLLQ, encoded by the coding sequence ATGTCCGTTCTCCACCAAAGTCTGCTGCTCGCTCTGTTGGCCAACCTGTGTTTTTCCTCGGCCAGCTTGGTGTTTGCCACCTTTTCCCGGCGGGTGTCGCCCTATTGGATGAATGGCTTTAAGGCGGCCTTAGCCTTTTGTGCCCTGCTGATCAGTGTCCCCTTCCTCAGTGGCTTTCATGAAACCCAATGGTCCTCATTTGCCGCTTTCTTTGCCAGTGGGCTGATGGGCTTGAATGTGGGGGATCTGTTTTTGCTCAGTGCTTTTGCCCGCATCGGGGCCGCTCGTACTTTGATATTGTTTGGCTTTCAGCCTCTGGCTCTGGGTTTGGCTTCTTTGATTGTTTTTGCCCAACCACTGGGATCAATGCGGCTCTTGGCCATTGTGTTTTTGATCGGCTGTTTGTTTCTCTTCAGTTGGGAAGGCAAAAGGCGCCACGGCCACTGGGAACTGAAGGGGCTCTTGTTTGCGCTATGCGGCGTAGGAATGGACACCATTGGGATTCTTCTTACCCGCTGGGGCTTTGACCAGTCGCCAATGGTCACTCCCATGGAGGGACATCTATATAGATGTCTGGGGGCGGTGGTGGGTTTTGCTCTGATGTCTCGCTTTTGGCGACTCGATTTGTTGGGGACCTTCCAGCGTCTGGAGGTTCGGGGGCGTTGGTTGGTGGTTGGAGCCTCCCTTGGTGGAACCTATTTGTCTTTGCTTCTCTATCTTTGGGCTCTGCAGATAGGTCACTTGGCTTCGCTTTCCGCCATTGCCATTACCGGCCCCCTGTTCGCCGCTCTTCTGGAGTCATTGGTCCACCGGCATAAGCCGTCGCGTCAAATGTGGTGGGCCCTTCTTCTCTTTGTCTGTGGCTTCTATTTGCTCCTTCAGTGA
- a CDS encoding zf-TFIIB domain-containing protein, which yields MSLIQSELTRAQATAFKCPTCKVPLKNGKVFETDLELDNCGQCQHYFFDDKEMVRLFHLLKEQHLPKAETPQIDGRKLTFTSRPCPVCPGESLFGVEGKGQEILLCLKCEGMETTVENLQKAAGRSIFHPTMFNFRQEQGFYAVCRFCHQQQDLKNEHCIKCGKGLQRITCQPCNAVMSEYDLNDIIIERCQVCSRVWLDHGEFEKVLTALPDLNRRYQDLKRKSELEGLRKELTSKIDNYNEYTHRQRLTDDIWFWGTIAILLTD from the coding sequence ATGAGTCTCATTCAGAGTGAGCTCACCAGGGCTCAGGCGACGGCTTTCAAATGCCCAACCTGCAAAGTTCCACTGAAAAATGGGAAGGTTTTTGAAACAGACCTGGAGTTGGATAATTGTGGCCAGTGCCAGCACTATTTTTTTGACGACAAAGAAATGGTGCGGCTATTTCATTTGCTCAAGGAGCAGCACCTACCCAAGGCTGAGACTCCGCAGATTGACGGTCGAAAACTCACATTTACTTCACGTCCTTGCCCGGTCTGCCCGGGAGAGAGCCTTTTTGGCGTCGAAGGTAAGGGACAAGAGATTCTTCTTTGCCTTAAATGCGAAGGAATGGAGACAACGGTAGAGAATCTGCAAAAGGCGGCGGGCCGCTCGATCTTTCATCCGACAATGTTTAACTTTCGCCAGGAGCAGGGCTTCTATGCGGTCTGCAGGTTTTGTCACCAACAGCAGGACCTGAAGAACGAGCATTGTATCAAGTGTGGTAAGGGTCTGCAGAGGATCACCTGTCAGCCATGTAATGCGGTGATGAGTGAGTATGACTTAAATGACATCATCATCGAGCGCTGCCAAGTTTGTAGCCGGGTTTGGCTGGACCACGGTGAGTTTGAAAAAGTTCTGACGGCGCTCCCAGATCTCAACCGCCGCTATCAAGACCTTAAGAGAAAGTCTGAATTGGAAGGGCTGCGAAAAGAGCTGACCTCCAAAATTGACAACTACAACGAATACACCCATCGGCAACGATTGACCGATGACATCTGGTTTTGGGGAACGATCGCCATTCTCCTGACGGACTAG
- a CDS encoding four helix bundle protein — protein sequence MTQRKHEYRFRSLDLAVEFCQKVKLLKLPIHLRDQMLRASSSVALNLAEGSGKPSAKDKRRFYSIALGSLRECQAILRVEGIEDLKLLDLADHLGASIYKLILAT from the coding sequence ATGACACAGAGAAAACACGAATACAGATTTCGATCCTTGGATTTGGCGGTGGAGTTTTGTCAGAAGGTGAAGCTTTTGAAGCTGCCAATTCATCTGCGGGATCAGATGCTTCGGGCATCCTCCTCGGTGGCGTTGAACCTTGCTGAGGGGAGTGGTAAACCCAGTGCAAAGGACAAAAGGCGGTTTTACTCTATTGCTCTTGGTTCTCTTCGCGAATGTCAGGCAATTTTGAGAGTCGAAGGAATCGAAGACCTTAAGCTTCTGGATCTTGCGGACCATCTAGGCGCCTCTATCTACAAGCTAATCCTCGCGACCTAG
- a CDS encoding endonuclease yields MPLARHIARVGFLLWTFIAVKALAALPPEPIQYYYGEELYSALSEDRLQDESLKKILRDVLRAVHLAVPNHYDEIHTSCPIKGQCYQHTLFSYYAARKFMYGELHLEDKPKGGYQVKTFYCGVDLKQSDFPKGNGPGPGRIPDAGITNTEHLWPQSRFNQRESLELQKSDLHILRPVLSWVNTNRSNHPFGEVRIPYKPPCKGVNRGYLTKGGAIYFEPPAENKGNVARALFYFSVRYDIAIDATQEEFLRLWHEEDPVDQWEIWRNNEVFEFQKTRNPFVDHPSLVNQIKDF; encoded by the coding sequence TTGCCACTGGCCCGCCACATAGCCCGAGTTGGCTTTCTGCTTTGGACTTTTATTGCTGTAAAAGCCCTGGCTGCCCTTCCCCCTGAGCCCATCCAATACTACTACGGTGAGGAGCTGTATTCAGCACTGAGCGAAGACCGACTTCAGGATGAGAGTTTAAAGAAGATTTTACGGGATGTCCTGCGAGCTGTGCATCTGGCCGTGCCCAATCATTATGATGAAATTCACACGAGCTGCCCAATAAAGGGGCAATGCTACCAACACACCCTATTTTCCTACTATGCGGCTCGAAAGTTCATGTATGGGGAACTTCATCTGGAAGACAAACCAAAAGGTGGCTATCAAGTGAAGACCTTTTATTGTGGAGTTGATCTCAAACAAAGCGATTTTCCCAAGGGAAACGGGCCGGGTCCAGGGCGAATTCCCGATGCGGGCATCACCAATACCGAACATCTTTGGCCACAATCCAGGTTTAATCAGCGCGAATCGCTCGAACTGCAAAAGTCTGACCTTCATATTCTTCGCCCGGTGCTCTCCTGGGTGAATACAAATAGAAGCAATCATCCTTTTGGCGAAGTGAGGATTCCCTATAAACCCCCATGCAAAGGGGTCAACCGAGGATATTTGACCAAGGGTGGAGCCATTTATTTCGAACCCCCTGCTGAAAACAAGGGAAACGTGGCTCGGGCTCTGTTTTACTTTTCCGTTCGCTACGATATTGCGATCGATGCCACTCAGGAGGAATTTCTCCGTCTTTGGCACGAGGAAGATCCAGTGGATCAATGGGAAATCTGGCGTAACAACGAGGTTTTTGAATTTCAAAAAACACGCAACCCTTTTGTTGATCACCCAAGTCTCGTCAATCAAATCAAAGATTTTTAA
- a CDS encoding helix-turn-helix transcriptional regulator produces the protein MACEIDGEFGLSSKLALLAGMMKISQVEMANRCGLSRITVNRFFRGRTQIKASDLMELMDVLGIDLEQLVDRRIGEVMEGGPETNEDVFVDVARVLAGLDSQVKRTLLEQIHWWGRSAIEKSTRGAAERIQSYLQGVQA, from the coding sequence ATGGCGTGTGAAATAGATGGAGAATTCGGGTTGTCGTCAAAGCTCGCACTTCTTGCGGGCATGATGAAAATCTCACAAGTTGAAATGGCCAACCGCTGTGGTCTTTCTCGGATTACGGTGAATCGGTTTTTTCGCGGTCGAACCCAGATCAAAGCATCTGATCTGATGGAATTGATGGATGTTTTGGGGATCGACTTGGAACAGCTGGTGGATCGTCGTATCGGCGAGGTCATGGAAGGTGGGCCAGAAACCAACGAAGATGTCTTTGTTGACGTCGCTCGCGTTTTGGCCGGACTTGATTCCCAGGTTAAGCGCACTCTTTTGGAGCAGATTCACTGGTGGGGGAGATCCGCCATAGAGAAATCAACACGAGGAGCAGCAGAACGGATTCAGTCCTACTTGCAGGGAGTGCAGGCGTGA
- a CDS encoding DUF4360 domain-containing protein, protein MKKALTLMIATLASAMMMGQAQADDIRLGTPGYGGSGCPAGSASVTLSPDQKALSILFDEYIAEAGGDSGKRIDRKSCNIAIPVHVPQGFSVSIFQVDYRGYTFVPRGGQARFNVEYFFAGQQGPRVTKTFRGFVDDEYTLTNNLAAHALVWSACGADVNLRVNTSMLARSNRWGEDTLATVDSADIKSGLVYHLQWRRCR, encoded by the coding sequence ATGAAAAAAGCACTAACACTAATGATCGCAACTCTGGCTTCTGCAATGATGATGGGACAGGCACAGGCTGATGACATTCGCTTAGGTACACCTGGATATGGTGGTAGCGGTTGTCCTGCAGGTTCAGCATCAGTCACTCTGAGCCCTGACCAAAAGGCTCTCAGTATTCTGTTTGATGAATATATTGCAGAAGCTGGTGGTGATTCCGGCAAGCGCATTGACCGCAAGAGTTGTAACATCGCCATTCCGGTCCACGTGCCCCAGGGATTTAGCGTCAGCATTTTCCAGGTCGACTACCGTGGATACACTTTTGTTCCCCGTGGCGGGCAGGCTCGATTCAATGTTGAGTACTTCTTTGCCGGTCAGCAGGGGCCGCGTGTGACCAAGACTTTCCGTGGCTTCGTTGATGATGAATACACGCTCACCAACAACCTGGCTGCTCATGCCCTGGTTTGGTCTGCCTGCGGTGCCGACGTGAATCTGCGCGTAAACACCTCCATGTTGGCGCGCTCCAACCGCTGGGGAGAAGACACTCTGGCCACTGTTGATTCGGCAGACATTAAGTCTGGTCTTGTGTACCACCTGCAGTGGAGACGTTGTCGTTAA
- a CDS encoding alkaline phosphatase family protein has product MFRGTFALLLLVLGLQAAASSTVRIDDPVQHFVFASCNRQHNPQPLWKDIIAQRPQFFLWGGDNVYINSSDPDVMKKEYLVLLDNPDYQDLRRQTPIIGTWDDHDYGEDNGGIGFLIKDFSQSQFLDFIGEPAISPRRSQKGIYTAYTMGPPDQLVKVILLDTRFHKTSSFATDADILGEEQWQWLEEQLAGSKAKVHFLVSSFSVLSPRLVGGEQWIDWGKANARLEELIETYQPSGLVILTGDRHFAGMLKKQLPNGITYYELMASGLTHVAKPILRPLLRKIYGKNNVVFERNFGVIRLDWNSGALAMSFEVHTDKSPGSPPWVRNFQMDSSGIWKLSQ; this is encoded by the coding sequence ATGTTTCGGGGTACATTCGCACTTTTGCTTTTGGTTTTGGGCCTGCAGGCTGCAGCAAGTAGCACTGTTCGCATCGATGATCCGGTTCAACATTTCGTCTTTGCCTCCTGCAACCGCCAGCACAACCCACAGCCCCTGTGGAAAGACATTATCGCCCAACGACCCCAATTTTTTCTTTGGGGGGGAGACAATGTCTACATTAACTCCAGCGATCCAGATGTCATGAAGAAGGAATATCTGGTTCTCCTCGACAATCCCGACTACCAGGATCTGCGCCGACAGACTCCCATCATTGGCACTTGGGACGACCACGACTACGGAGAAGACAACGGCGGCATTGGATTTCTCATCAAAGATTTTTCCCAATCTCAATTTCTCGACTTTATCGGTGAGCCGGCAATCTCGCCAAGACGAAGCCAAAAGGGAATCTACACGGCCTACACCATGGGTCCTCCGGATCAACTGGTAAAAGTCATCCTGCTGGACACCCGCTTTCATAAGACCAGTAGTTTTGCCACTGATGCTGACATTTTGGGTGAAGAACAGTGGCAGTGGCTGGAAGAACAGCTAGCTGGCTCAAAGGCAAAGGTTCATTTTTTGGTTTCCAGCTTTTCGGTGCTTTCTCCCCGTCTGGTCGGTGGAGAACAATGGATTGACTGGGGTAAGGCAAATGCCCGCCTAGAGGAACTGATTGAAACCTACCAACCCTCGGGACTGGTGATTTTAACCGGTGATCGCCATTTTGCAGGCATGCTCAAGAAGCAACTCCCCAATGGCATCACCTATTATGAACTCATGGCCAGCGGCCTTACTCACGTGGCTAAACCCATCTTAAGACCGCTTTTACGCAAAATCTATGGCAAGAACAATGTGGTCTTCGAACGAAACTTTGGCGTCATTCGACTTGATTGGAACAGCGGCGCCCTCGCCATGAGCTTTGAGGTCCACACGGACAAATCCCCGGGCAGCCCCCCTTGGGTGCGCAACTTTCAAATGGATTCCTCCGGAATCTGGAAGCTGAGCCAATAG